A portion of the Haemophilus influenzae genome contains these proteins:
- the rpsU gene encoding 30S ribosomal protein S21 translates to MPVIKVRENESFDVALRRFKRSCEKAGILAEVRAREFYEKPTTIRKRENATLAKRHAKRNARENARNTRLY, encoded by the coding sequence ATGCCTGTAATTAAAGTACGTGAAAACGAATCATTTGACGTAGCTTTACGTCGTTTCAAACGCTCTTGCGAAAAAGCGGGAATCTTAGCTGAAGTACGCGCTCGCGAATTTTACGAAAAACCAACTACAATTCGTAAACGTGAAAATGCAACACTTGCAAAACGTCACGCAAAACGCAACGCTCGCGAAAACGCGCGCAATACCCGTTTATACTAA
- a CDS encoding thymidine kinase: MAKLYFYYSTMNAGKSTTLLQSSYNYRERDMNTLVYTAAIDDRFGVGKVTSRIGISQDAFLFRSETNLFDEIDEHLKKEKVHCVLVDEAQFLSKQQVYQLSDVVDKLKIPVLCYGLRTDFQAELFEGSKYLLAWADQLEELKTICYCGRKANFVLRLNDQGEVIKEGAQIQIGGNDSYLSVCRLHYKEKCGQI; the protein is encoded by the coding sequence ATGGCGAAACTCTACTTCTATTACTCCACAATGAACGCTGGAAAATCAACGACGTTGCTACAATCTTCCTATAACTATCGTGAGCGTGATATGAACACATTAGTTTACACGGCTGCGATTGATGATCGTTTTGGCGTGGGGAAAGTTACATCGCGTATTGGCATTTCGCAAGATGCCTTTTTATTTCGCTCGGAAACCAATTTGTTTGATGAAATCGATGAACACTTAAAAAAAGAAAAAGTGCATTGCGTGCTGGTGGATGAAGCTCAATTTCTTAGCAAACAACAAGTTTACCAGTTGAGTGATGTTGTTGATAAACTCAAAATCCCTGTGCTTTGTTATGGCTTGCGTACAGATTTCCAAGCGGAACTTTTTGAAGGAAGTAAATATTTACTGGCTTGGGCGGATCAACTCGAAGAATTAAAAACAATTTGTTATTGTGGCCGCAAGGCTAATTTTGTTTTGCGTTTAAATGATCAGGGCGAGGTCATTAAAGAAGGCGCACAAATTCAAATTGGAGGCAATGATTCTTATCTTTCTGTTTGCCGTTTACACTATAAAGAAAAGTGCGGTCAAATTTAA
- the rpoD gene encoding RNA polymerase sigma factor RpoD, with translation MEKNQQSTAEQYSEQIEQLMELGRTQGYLTFAEINDLLPEDAIDPEYYDKLLQTLQNDAGIPVLDEAPESDDMMLSDTIPDEDAVEEATQILSNVESEIGRTTDPVRMYMREMGTVDLLTREDEISIAKRIEGGIDEVQTSIAAYPEALNGLLKNYDDVEKGNFRLTDLITGFVDPNAEIEEHNGLDEDFSDEDDEEESSNADVEDNEDEEDNESESTSDSSDSDNSIDPEVAREKFQQLREQHSKTLAVIEKHGRSGKRAQDQIALLGEIFKQFRLVPKQFDLLVLSMKEMMKRVRYQERQLQKILVDIAGMPKDDFEKIITTNGSNSEWVAKALKSSKPWAKRLIKYEDRIYEALNNLAITEENTKLTITQMRDICDAVARGEQKARRAKKEMVEANLRLVISIAKKYTNRGLQFLDLIQEGNIGLMKAVDKFEYRRGYKFSTYATWWIRQAITRSIADQARTIRIPVHMIETINKLNRISRQLLQEMGREATPEELAERMGMPEDKIRKVLKIAKEPISMETPIGDDDDSHLGDFIEDSTLELPLDSATAQSLKVATHEVLEGLTPREAKVLRMRFGIDMNTDHTLEEVGKQFDVTRERIRQIEAKALRKLRHPSRSETLRSFLDE, from the coding sequence ATGGAAAAAAATCAACAATCTACGGCTGAACAATATTCAGAACAAATTGAGCAATTGATGGAGCTAGGTCGTACACAAGGGTATTTAACTTTTGCTGAAATCAATGACTTATTGCCCGAAGATGCTATTGATCCTGAATATTACGACAAATTGCTACAAACGTTGCAAAATGATGCTGGTATCCCTGTATTAGATGAAGCACCAGAAAGCGATGATATGATGTTGAGTGATACCATCCCTGATGAAGATGCAGTGGAAGAAGCAACTCAAATTCTTTCAAATGTAGAATCTGAAATCGGTCGAACAACGGATCCCGTACGCATGTATATGCGCGAAATGGGAACGGTGGATCTTCTTACTCGTGAAGATGAAATTAGCATTGCAAAACGTATTGAAGGAGGGATCGATGAAGTTCAAACCTCTATCGCAGCCTATCCTGAAGCATTAAATGGATTACTAAAAAATTATGATGATGTAGAAAAAGGTAATTTCCGTTTGACCGATTTAATTACGGGTTTTGTTGATCCAAATGCCGAAATAGAAGAACACAACGGACTTGATGAAGATTTTTCTGACGAAGATGATGAAGAAGAATCTAGTAATGCAGATGTGGAAGACAATGAAGATGAAGAAGACAATGAATCAGAATCTACATCAGATTCAAGCGACTCTGATAACAGTATTGATCCTGAAGTTGCTCGCGAAAAATTTCAGCAATTAAGAGAACAGCACTCTAAAACCCTTGCTGTTATTGAAAAACACGGTCGCTCTGGAAAACGCGCCCAAGATCAAATTGCACTACTTGGCGAAATTTTTAAACAATTCCGTTTAGTACCAAAACAATTTGATTTACTCGTTCTATCAATGAAAGAAATGATGAAACGTGTGCGCTACCAAGAACGTCAGCTACAAAAAATATTAGTGGATATAGCAGGAATGCCAAAGGATGATTTTGAAAAAATTATTACCACTAATGGCAGTAACAGTGAATGGGTAGCAAAAGCATTAAAATCTAGCAAACCTTGGGCTAAACGTTTAATTAAATATGAAGATCGTATTTATGAAGCCTTAAACAATCTAGCGATAACAGAAGAAAATACTAAACTTACCATTACTCAAATGCGTGACATTTGCGATGCAGTCGCACGAGGCGAACAAAAAGCACGTCGAGCTAAAAAAGAAATGGTTGAAGCTAACTTGCGTTTAGTAATTTCCATCGCGAAAAAATACACAAATCGAGGTTTACAATTCTTAGATTTAATTCAAGAAGGGAATATCGGTTTAATGAAAGCGGTAGATAAATTTGAATATCGACGTGGCTACAAATTCTCTACATATGCTACTTGGTGGATTCGTCAAGCAATCACTCGCTCTATTGCGGATCAAGCGCGTACAATCCGTATTCCTGTGCATATGATTGAAACAATCAATAAACTTAATCGTATTTCTCGCCAGTTGTTACAAGAAATGGGACGGGAAGCAACACCAGAAGAATTGGCAGAACGTATGGGAATGCCAGAAGATAAAATCCGTAAAGTACTGAAAATTGCAAAAGAGCCGATTTCTATGGAAACACCTATTGGCGATGACGATGATTCGCATTTAGGGGATTTTATTGAAGATTCAACCTTAGAACTTCCTCTTGATTCTGCCACAGCACAAAGTTTAAAAGTTGCAACTCACGAAGTGCTAGAAGGCTTGACGCCACGTGAAGCAAAAGTATTACGTATGCGTTTTGGCATTGATATGAATACCGACCATACACTTGAAGAAGTGGGTAAACAATTCGATGTAACACGCGAACGTATTCGTCAAATTGAAGCAAAAGCATTACGTAAATTACGTCATCCTAGCCGTTCTGAAACACTGAGAAGTTTTTTAGATGAATAG
- the tsaD gene encoding tRNA (adenosine(37)-N6)-threonylcarbamoyltransferase complex transferase subunit TsaD, protein MKILGIETSCDETGVAIYDEEKGLIANQLYTQIALHADYGGVVPELASRDHIRKTAPLIKAALEEANLTASDIDGIAYTSGPGLVGALLVGATIARSLAYAWNVPAIGVHHMEGHLLAPMLDENSPHFPFIALLVSGGHTQLVRVDGVGKYEVIGESIDDAAGEAFDKTAKLLGLDYPGGAALSRLAEKGTPNRFIFPRPMTDRAGLDFSFSGLKTFAANTVNQAIKNEGELTEQTKADVAYAFQDAVVDTLAIKCKRALKETGYKRLVIAGGVSANKKLRETLAHLMQNLGGEVFYPQPQFCTDNGAMIAYTGFLRLKQGQHSDLAIDVKPRWAMAELPAI, encoded by the coding sequence ATGAAAATCTTAGGCATTGAAACTTCCTGTGATGAAACGGGCGTGGCGATTTATGATGAAGAAAAAGGGTTAATTGCTAATCAACTTTATACTCAAATTGCCCTGCATGCAGATTATGGTGGTGTGGTTCCTGAATTAGCATCACGTGATCATATTCGGAAAACAGCGCCTCTTATTAAAGCGGCATTAGAGGAAGCCAATTTAACCGCGAGCGATATTGATGGTATTGCTTATACGAGTGGCCCTGGGCTTGTTGGCGCATTGCTTGTTGGTGCTACGATTGCACGTTCTTTAGCCTATGCTTGGAATGTTCCTGCGATTGGTGTTCATCATATGGAAGGGCATTTACTTGCGCCAATGCTTGATGAAAATTCACCGCACTTTCCTTTTATTGCTTTGTTGGTATCGGGTGGCCACACTCAATTAGTGCGTGTCGATGGTGTAGGAAAATATGAAGTGATTGGCGAATCTATTGATGATGCTGCTGGCGAAGCCTTTGATAAAACAGCAAAATTACTTGGACTAGATTATCCAGGTGGCGCGGCACTTTCTCGTTTAGCGGAAAAAGGCACGCCAAATCGCTTTATATTTCCACGTCCAATGACAGATCGTGCAGGTCTTGATTTTAGTTTTTCTGGTTTAAAAACATTTGCCGCGAATACAGTTAATCAAGCGATTAAAAACGAGGGCGAACTGACAGAACAAACTAAAGCGGATGTTGCTTATGCTTTCCAAGATGCGGTGGTGGATACTCTTGCCATTAAATGTAAGCGTGCATTGAAAGAAACAGGCTATAAACGTTTAGTGATTGCGGGAGGGGTGAGCGCAAATAAAAAACTCCGAGAAACGCTTGCGCACTTAATGCAAAATTTAGGTGGCGAAGTGTTTTATCCTCAACCTCAATTTTGTACAGATAATGGCGCAATGATTGCTTACACAGGTTTTTTACGTTTAAAACAAGGTCAGCATAGCGATCTGGCTATTGATGTTAAACCTCGTTGGGCAATGGCGGAATTACCGGCAATTTAG
- a CDS encoding aromatic amino acid transport family protein, protein MLKNKTFGSALIIAGTTIGAGMLAMPLTSAGMGFGYTVLLLVGLWALLVYSGLLFVEVYQTAEQLDDGVATLAEKYFGVPGRILATLSLLVLLYALSAAYITGGGSLLSGLPTAFGMDAISLKTAIIIFTVVLGSFVVVGTKGVDGLTRVLFIGKLVAFAFVLFMMLPKVATDNLMALPLDYAFVVSAAPIFFTSFGFHVIMASVNSYLGGSVDKFRRAILIGTAIPLAAYLVWQLATHGVLSQSEFVRILQADPTLNGLVNATREITGSHFMGEVVRAFSSLALITSFLGVMLGVFEGLGDLFKRYHLPNNRFVLTVVAFLPPLVFALFYPEGFITALSYAGLLCAFYCLILPIGLAWRTRIENPTLPYRVSGGNFALVFALLIGVVIMLIPFLIQWGYLPVVAG, encoded by the coding sequence ATGCTAAAAAACAAAACTTTTGGGAGTGCGCTGATTATTGCAGGCACAACCATTGGAGCAGGTATGCTTGCTATGCCGCTTACATCAGCGGGCATGGGCTTTGGTTATACCGTGTTATTGCTCGTTGGCTTGTGGGCTTTGTTGGTTTACAGTGGATTGTTGTTTGTAGAAGTGTATCAAACAGCGGAGCAGTTGGATGATGGTGTCGCCACGCTCGCTGAAAAATATTTTGGGGTTCCTGGACGAATTTTAGCCACGTTGAGTTTGTTAGTTTTACTTTATGCACTTTCAGCCGCTTATATTACTGGTGGTGGATCTTTACTTTCAGGCTTGCCAACGGCTTTTGGAATGGACGCAATCTCACTTAAAACTGCAATTATTATTTTTACGGTGGTATTAGGTTCTTTTGTCGTTGTAGGAACGAAAGGCGTGGATGGCTTAACTCGCGTGTTATTTATTGGTAAGTTAGTCGCCTTTGCTTTTGTACTGTTTATGATGCTTCCAAAAGTAGCAACAGATAATTTAATGGCATTGCCTTTGGATTATGCTTTTGTGGTTTCTGCGGCACCAATATTTTTTACTTCTTTCGGTTTCCACGTTATTATGGCGAGTGTGAATAGCTACTTAGGTGGAAGTGTTGATAAATTTCGTCGTGCCATTTTGATTGGTACTGCGATTCCATTAGCTGCTTACCTTGTATGGCAGTTAGCAACTCATGGTGTATTAAGTCAAAGTGAATTTGTGCGTATTTTACAAGCTGACCCAACGCTAAATGGCTTAGTGAATGCAACACGTGAAATCACAGGTTCTCATTTTATGGGAGAGGTTGTGCGTGCGTTTTCATCACTTGCACTGATCACTTCTTTCTTAGGCGTAATGCTTGGTGTATTTGAAGGCTTAGGTGATTTATTCAAGCGTTATCATTTGCCAAATAATCGCTTTGTTTTAACTGTAGTCGCATTTTTACCGCCACTTGTATTTGCATTGTTTTATCCTGAAGGATTTATTACAGCATTAAGTTACGCAGGTTTATTGTGTGCGTTCTATTGCTTAATTTTACCAATTGGCTTGGCATGGCGTACACGTATTGAAAATCCAACATTGCCATATCGTGTTTCTGGCGGTAATTTCGCTTTGGTGTTTGCGTTATTAATTGGCGTCGTGATTATGCTCATTCCATTTTTAATTCAATGGGGATATTTACCAGTGGTGGCGGGGTAA
- a CDS encoding YfhL family 4Fe-4S dicluster ferredoxin, protein MALFITSKCTNCDMCLPECPNEAISIGDEIYVIDPILCTECVGHYDTPTCQKVCPITNCIKPDPEHQETEEQLWERFVMIHHSDKL, encoded by the coding sequence ATGGCATTATTCATCACTAGCAAATGTACCAACTGCGATATGTGCTTGCCTGAATGCCCAAACGAAGCCATTTCCATTGGCGATGAAATTTATGTGATCGATCCTATACTTTGTACGGAATGTGTCGGTCATTACGACACCCCGACCTGCCAAAAAGTTTGCCCAATCACTAACTGTATTAAGCCCGATCCTGAACATCAAGAAACCGAAGAACAGCTTTGGGAACGCTTTGTAATGATTCATCATTCGGATAAATTGTAG
- the fbaA gene encoding class II fructose-bisphosphate aldolase — protein MAKLLDIVKPGVVTGEDVQKVFAYAKEHNFAIPAVNCVGSDSVNAVLETAARVKAPVIIQFSNGGAAFYAGKGIKPTSGTRPDVLGAIAGAKQVHTLAKEYGVPVILHTDHAAKKLLPWIDGLLDAGEKHFAETGRPLFSSHMIDLSEEPMEENMAICREYLARMDKMGMTLEIEIGITGGEEDGVDNSDVDESRLYTQPSDVLYVYDQLHPVSPNFTVAAAFGNVHGVYKPGNVKLKPSILGASQEFVAKERNLPAKPINFVFHGGSGSSREEIREAIGYGAIKMNIDTDTQWASWNGILNFYKANEAYLQGQLGNPEGPDAPNKKYYDPRVWLRKMEESMSKRLEQSFEDLNCVDVL, from the coding sequence ATGGCTAAATTATTAGATATCGTGAAACCCGGTGTTGTAACAGGCGAAGATGTGCAAAAAGTTTTTGCTTATGCAAAAGAGCATAACTTTGCTATTCCTGCAGTAAACTGTGTGGGTTCTGACTCCGTTAATGCTGTGTTAGAAACTGCTGCTCGCGTAAAAGCTCCAGTGATTATTCAATTCTCAAATGGTGGCGCAGCTTTCTATGCAGGTAAAGGTATCAAACCAACGAGTGGTACTCGTCCTGATGTTTTAGGGGCGATCGCTGGTGCGAAACAGGTTCATACTTTAGCGAAAGAATACGGTGTGCCTGTTATTCTTCACACTGACCACGCAGCGAAAAAATTATTACCTTGGATCGACGGTTTATTAGATGCAGGCGAAAAACATTTTGCTGAAACGGGTCGTCCACTTTTCTCTTCACATATGATTGATTTATCAGAAGAACCAATGGAAGAAAATATGGCGATTTGCCGTGAATATCTTGCTCGTATGGATAAAATGGGTATGACCCTTGAAATCGAAATTGGCATTACTGGTGGCGAAGAAGACGGCGTAGATAATTCTGATGTTGATGAATCTCGTTTATATACTCAACCCTCTGACGTACTTTATGTTTATGACCAATTACACCCAGTAAGCCCTAACTTTACCGTTGCTGCGGCATTTGGTAACGTACACGGTGTTTACAAACCAGGTAACGTGAAATTAAAACCATCTATTTTAGGTGCATCACAAGAGTTCGTTGCGAAAGAACGTAATCTTCCTGCGAAACCAATTAATTTCGTCTTCCACGGTGGTTCTGGTTCTAGCCGCGAAGAAATCCGCGAAGCAATTGGCTACGGTGCAATCAAAATGAATATTGATACCGATACTCAATGGGCATCTTGGAATGGTATTTTGAATTTCTATAAAGCAAATGAAGCATATCTTCAAGGTCAATTAGGTAACCCTGAAGGCCCTGATGCGCCAAACAAAAAATATTACGATCCACGTGTTTGGTTACGTAAAATGGAAGAATCTATGTCTAAACGCTTAGAACAATCTTTCGAAGACTTAAACTGTGTTGATGTTTTATAA
- the pgk gene encoding phosphoglycerate kinase has product MSVIKMTDLDLAGKRVFIRADLNVPVKDGKVTSDARIRATIPTLKLALEKGAKVMVTSHLGRPTEGEFKPEDSLQPVVDYLKNAGFNVRLEQDYLNGVDVKDGEIVVLENVRVNKGEKKNDPELGKKYAALCDVFVMDAFGTAHRAQASTYGVAEFAPIACAGPLLAAELDALGKALKEPARPMVAIVGGSKVSTKLEVLNSLSKIADQIIVGGGIANTFIAAAGHNVGKSLYEADLIPVAKELAANTDIPVPVDVRVGLVFSETAAATEKAVNEVKDDESIFDIGDKSAEQLAEIIKNAKTVLWNGPVGVFEFPHFRKGTEIISHAIANSDAFSIAGGGDTLAAIDLFGIADKISYISTGGGAFLEFVEGKVLPAVEILEKRAKN; this is encoded by the coding sequence ATGTCAGTAATCAAAATGACCGATTTAGATTTAGCGGGTAAACGTGTATTTATCCGTGCAGATCTTAATGTGCCAGTAAAAGATGGCAAAGTGACCTCAGATGCGCGTATTCGTGCGACCATTCCTACTTTAAAATTAGCCTTAGAAAAAGGCGCGAAAGTGATGGTAACTTCTCACTTAGGTCGTCCAACTGAAGGAGAATTCAAACCAGAAGATTCTTTACAACCAGTTGTTGATTACTTAAAAAACGCAGGCTTTAATGTGCGTTTAGAACAAGATTATTTAAATGGTGTAGATGTTAAAGATGGCGAAATCGTTGTTTTAGAAAACGTACGCGTAAACAAAGGCGAAAAGAAAAATGATCCAGAATTAGGTAAAAAATATGCCGCACTTTGCGACGTATTTGTAATGGATGCCTTTGGTACCGCTCACCGTGCGCAAGCTTCAACTTATGGCGTTGCAGAATTTGCGCCAATCGCTTGTGCAGGCCCATTATTAGCGGCTGAGTTAGATGCATTAGGTAAAGCATTAAAAGAACCTGCTCGTCCAATGGTCGCGATCGTAGGCGGTTCTAAAGTTTCAACTAAATTAGAAGTATTAAATTCTCTTTCAAAAATCGCTGACCAAATTATTGTGGGCGGTGGCATTGCAAATACTTTCATTGCGGCAGCTGGTCACAATGTAGGTAAATCTTTATATGAAGCTGATTTAATTCCAGTTGCGAAAGAATTAGCCGCAAATACAGATATTCCAGTTCCAGTTGATGTGCGTGTAGGTTTAGTTTTCTCTGAAACGGCAGCAGCAACAGAAAAAGCGGTAAATGAAGTGAAAGATGATGAATCTATTTTTGATATTGGCGATAAATCAGCAGAACAATTGGCTGAAATTATCAAAAATGCAAAAACCGTTTTGTGGAATGGCCCAGTTGGTGTGTTTGAGTTCCCTCACTTCCGTAAAGGGACTGAAATCATTTCTCACGCCATTGCAAACAGCGATGCATTCTCTATCGCTGGTGGCGGAGATACTTTAGCGGCTATCGATTTATTCGGTATTGCAGATAAGATCTCTTACATTTCAACAGGTGGCGGTGCGTTCTTAGAATTTGTAGAAGGCAAAGTATTACCTGCAGTAGAAATTCTTGAAAAACGTGCGAAAAATTAA
- a CDS encoding ribonuclease T2 family protein — translation MKKLTSILSLIVLVILAIWQYFTDTTKTKHQSSSPVIEQAKQTKVSEPKFEPKFETKRTDIEKSAVKNPDVFANYDVIMRNDHIGQNAKAPVDYYMLALSWSPGFCDIQREKYGDQLPYSSQYQCGNNRTFGWVVHGLWPQNANARTVSDHPRFCKGDLPALPKGLLAQYLAISPGEKLLQGEWEKHGSCAFDSAQQYFAKEQELFNALKLPNQKLSRDELFGWMKQHNPQLKNAYLRASRNELFICYDKKWQVMNCQSK, via the coding sequence ATGAAAAAACTTACTTCCATTCTTTCTCTTATTGTTCTCGTTATATTAGCAATTTGGCAATATTTTACCGATACAACCAAAACTAAACATCAATCATCTTCTCCCGTAATTGAGCAGGCGAAGCAAACAAAAGTATCTGAGCCTAAATTTGAGCCTAAATTTGAGACAAAGCGGACGGATATTGAAAAAAGTGCGGTAAAAAATCCAGATGTTTTTGCAAACTATGATGTGATTATGCGCAATGATCATATTGGGCAAAATGCAAAGGCACCGGTCGATTATTATATGTTGGCATTATCTTGGTCGCCTGGATTTTGTGATATTCAGCGTGAAAAATATGGCGATCAGTTGCCTTATTCCTCTCAATATCAATGTGGAAATAACCGCACTTTTGGTTGGGTTGTACATGGGCTATGGCCTCAAAATGCAAATGCTCGCACTGTTTCAGATCATCCTCGTTTTTGCAAAGGCGATTTACCCGCCTTGCCAAAAGGTTTATTAGCACAATATTTGGCGATTTCTCCGGGCGAGAAATTATTGCAAGGCGAATGGGAAAAACACGGTAGTTGCGCCTTTGATTCTGCCCAGCAATATTTTGCTAAGGAGCAGGAATTATTTAACGCATTAAAATTACCGAATCAAAAATTAAGTAGAGATGAACTTTTTGGTTGGATGAAGCAACATAATCCACAATTAAAAAATGCGTATTTGAGGGCTAGTCGAAATGAATTATTTATTTGTTATGATAAAAAATGGCAGGTAATGAATTGCCAAAGCAAATAA
- the dnaG gene encoding DNA primase — protein sequence MKGSIPRPFIDDLLTKSDIVDVINTRVKLKKAGRDYQACCPFHHEKTPSFTVSQKKQFYHCFGCGAHGNAISFLMDYDKLEFVEAIEELAAMAGLEIPYEKRANHSGKPQANYQTKRNLYELMQEIATFYQNQLPLNSQAQEYLQQRGLSAEIIERFQIGFVPNAMDTVLRKFGVNREEQQKLIELGMLSRNDRGNIYDKFRNRIMFPIRDKRGRTVAFGGRVLTDEKPKYLNSPETITYHKGKELYGLYEALQTNDEPKQLLVVEGYMDVVALAQFGVDYAVASLGTSTTSEQIQLIFRSTEQVVCCYDGDRAGRDAAWRALENALPYLEDGRQLKFIFLPDGEDPDTYIRQYGKEKFEEYIESAQSLSEFMFAHLSPQVDFSSKEGRGKLVALAAPLIHQIPGEMLRLSLRNMLAQKLGIFDQTQLENLIPKKLEQANTQQKVTHNKIKKTPMRMVISLLLQNPELVKRMSESGVQALRAEAGFEILEKLTALCRQREGITTGQILEYFRNTSYSNPLEILATWDHLLDESDIINAFSQNYRRLNIQAIERDIEILIAKERTEGLTNEEKTVLVHLLAGKEQQKKQLVNPL from the coding sequence ATGAAAGGTTCTATTCCTCGCCCCTTTATTGATGATTTGCTGACAAAGTCCGATATTGTCGATGTGATTAACACCCGCGTAAAACTAAAAAAAGCTGGCCGCGATTATCAAGCCTGCTGCCCTTTCCATCACGAAAAAACACCATCCTTCACAGTTAGCCAAAAGAAACAGTTTTATCATTGCTTTGGTTGTGGCGCACATGGTAATGCGATTTCCTTTTTAATGGACTATGACAAACTTGAATTTGTCGAAGCCATTGAAGAACTTGCAGCTATGGCAGGGCTTGAAATACCTTACGAAAAACGTGCTAATCACAGCGGAAAACCTCAAGCTAATTACCAAACCAAACGAAATCTCTATGAATTAATGCAAGAGATTGCCACGTTTTATCAAAACCAATTGCCATTAAATTCTCAAGCACAAGAATATTTACAACAACGTGGGCTTTCAGCTGAAATTATTGAGCGTTTCCAAATTGGGTTTGTGCCGAATGCAATGGATACTGTACTGCGTAAATTTGGTGTTAATCGTGAAGAACAACAAAAACTCATTGAATTAGGCATGCTTTCTCGAAATGATCGTGGCAATATTTACGATAAATTCCGAAATCGCATCATGTTTCCGATTCGTGATAAACGTGGTCGCACAGTGGCTTTTGGTGGGCGTGTATTAACAGATGAAAAACCGAAATATCTGAATTCGCCAGAAACCATTACTTATCATAAAGGTAAGGAACTTTATGGTTTGTATGAAGCCTTGCAAACCAACGATGAACCCAAACAATTACTTGTTGTTGAAGGTTATATGGATGTAGTGGCATTAGCACAATTTGGCGTGGATTATGCGGTCGCTTCTTTAGGTACGTCCACGACATCAGAACAAATTCAACTTATTTTTCGTTCGACCGAACAGGTTGTTTGTTGTTACGATGGTGACCGTGCAGGGCGTGATGCAGCGTGGCGTGCATTAGAAAATGCGTTGCCCTATTTAGAAGATGGCAGACAACTCAAATTTATTTTCTTGCCAGATGGAGAAGATCCTGATACTTACATTCGTCAATACGGCAAAGAAAAATTTGAAGAATACATCGAAAGTGCGCAATCTTTAAGCGAGTTTATGTTTGCTCACTTAAGCCCACAAGTTGATTTTTCTAGCAAAGAAGGGCGCGGAAAATTAGTTGCGCTAGCTGCGCCGTTAATTCACCAAATTCCAGGAGAAATGCTTCGCTTATCGCTACGCAATATGCTTGCTCAAAAACTTGGGATTTTTGATCAAACTCAGCTGGAAAATCTTATTCCCAAAAAATTAGAACAAGCCAATACACAACAAAAAGTCACTCATAATAAGATCAAGAAGACACCGATGAGAATGGTCATTTCATTGCTTCTGCAAAATCCTGAGTTAGTAAAACGTATGTCTGAAAGCGGCGTGCAAGCATTACGTGCGGAAGCAGGGTTTGAAATTCTGGAAAAATTGACCGCACTTTGTCGCCAACGAGAGGGCATTACTACGGGGCAAATTTTGGAATACTTCCGCAATACATCTTACAGTAATCCCCTTGAAATACTGGCAACTTGGGATCATTTATTGGACGAATCCGACATAATCAACGCATTTTCTCAAAATTACCGTCGCTTAAATATTCAAGCTATTGAGCGCGATATTGAAATACTTATTGCTAAAGAACGAACAGAGGGTCTCACTAATGAAGAAAAAACGGTACTTGTACATCTTTTAGCTGGTAAAGAACAGCAGAAAAAACAGTTAGTGAATCCGCTATAA